The stretch of DNA AAAAATGAAAAGGTTGCAAATTTCTTTATATCTCGTTATCTAACAATgataaatgttaataatttaCTCGAGTTACAGCATgcaattgttattaacaatatgtgtacCAAAAATTGTTGCCGAGATGATTATTTTACGAAAAATGTTAATTTTTCGCAAAGTATTGTTTGTTGGTTCAATCTCGAAATTGGTACCACccgaagaacttctctgattggttcCCCATCTTCTCCGATGGAGTATAAATACCCCTGTAGGAGgacgagtgtctcactcgccGCGGGTCCTCCACCGGGTGCGGACCTCCTTGGGGATCCTAGAGGGACCCGTTGGACACCCTTGGACACCCTTAGACACCCTTGGACACCCTTGGACACCCTTGGACACCCTTGGACACCCTTGGACACCCTTGGACACCCTTGGACACCTTTGGACACCCTTGGACACCCTTGGACACCCTTGGACAACCCTTGACCAGAGGTCATCGCCGTCCCATTTCGAATCCTGATGTTACGAGTATCTGTGGAATGGTAAGGATTAGAATTGTCTGATTGAGACagacattttaaaaaataaatttaaggAAAAACGCATATTATCAAGACACCCTCTATTTAGTTTGATGAGAATACTATAAAATAATAGGTTTACTGTATAACCGCGCCGATGCAACATTTGAAAATCTTAGTTTCACTACCTCCGTTTAGGTGGCGCACGTagtttattattaaaaatggcGCGGCTCAATTAATAATCGTACCATACCGTATCCAGTAAGCATATCCAGATCAGTGATCTGTATGTATATCTGaagtattttgtttattattaaagGAAACCGACTTGGTATAAGGACGGTTTACTGTTACGCGAGAAATCTTGATATTAAACATTAACCTTGTGTTCACGCTATCTCTACCTAAATCGGATCTACAATTCATATAGTTACAGGCTGTTTctgcgaatactcaatcttcagtcgaacTACAGACGTGTCACGAATTGTACGTGGATTGGTGACGGTACGGTGTTTGCAATATGCATGTTTCGTTTTCTTCTTAACACGCTGTTTTATGTCAACATTTTTACCTTGGATCTCGTCAtcgaaatataaattcaactaaTACCAAGAAGTTCATGAGCTTCATTATCTAATCGAAATTTTTGCGGGAGAATAATTATCTGATACGTTCTTGCTAGTAGTGTATATGTATTTATGATCACGTTGAACATTCAGTGGTgtatgggattgagtatctcatTTATCATGTGTACATGTACATGCAGTTGTgatttctattgcgtattgcgtATAACAAAAGAAGACTTTTTCTGAATTAatttattgcttttatatttcGGCTtattatattcattttatattcatTATCTCTATACACACAATACGTTCGTTTTATTAAGGAATATCGTTATATGTTATACATTTGTCTGACGCAATAGATAAACTGCGAGATCTGTCAAACTATGTGAAAAAGTGAACATTAATGGGAAAGAAGTTATCAATAATCCGAGTATTTAATGAATATTAACAACTACTAGTAAGTTCAAACAGTAATGTGTCACTCGAATATATGTTGTGACATTTTACTTTCCCATATATCGATATATGTAAATCTTAAACAATTATCAAAGGTCTTAGAGAAAGCCATACATCATTGTAATTTTTCTATTGCACAATACATCAATCTGTGATGTAAGAAAAGTGTGAAGTTCTACCATAGATGTTTTTAGCTCCATAGATTCTACAGATCTTTTTtatgtttttaaatataaatagtgAATTTCTGTCAGTAAATATTTTTGAACAATTACATTGTTTTGCTAAGTAGCGTAATAGAGCTACATACACCGACTGGAATGAATTAACATGATCATTTGATTTTTCAGCAGTGAAATCGTAAAAAGAAACAGTCGAAAACTATGCATAACTTTCATTTAGTTGTTAAATTTCGATCGAGTGAAAAAGGAATGACAAAGAGATGACATATAACTAGCCTATAATCGACAATTAATTATCGTTCTATGTATTTAATAGAAACTTTGTTGTCCGAATATGTGTTGTACGCTCGAATATTTCTGTAGAGTTTTGGCAAGAGCCTGTAGAAGATGCGGTTGCACCTGGTGTGTCTGCTTTCCGGATATTGATGACGATAGTAGTAATAGTTCCAATAGTTGGTCATCCTAGACAAGTAAATAAATATCGTGGAATAATAAATGATTAACACTTGCAATTGCATTTGGCCATCGAATATTTTTCACGATAACGAATTAAGATGTATGAAATTCCACGTGCAACTGCGTGTGACGTTTCACTTTTAACCTTTGTCCGTATATTAATTCTTTACGTGCGACAAGAAATTAGGAATATAAATGCGTTGGATATATGCCTGACAAAAAATGTCAAGACAACCAATATCATATATTTAAGTATTATTTTTTCATGCAATTTTTTGTGAATCGTTTCTATTAACATATTAACTTAGACAATACTTTACTTACTTTTCCCTAAAAAAAATCTTGAATTATAAATTCTTTGGATAATCAGGGCACTTGCGTAATTTCTTcgtttataaattaattttaatttaatcatTGAGTATGTGACATTTGATTTAAACGTTCTACTTTATTCCCGTGTATATTCTTAAACTCATGTCAGTACATTGCGGCAATGATTTTTAACGTAATTGTTAATTGCAACAATTCCCTAAACACGAACGAATAAAAAAAGTCATGAACTATTCCATACTGTTTGATTTTACAAAGATTACCTACACTCTATATTCTACGACGTATcttattttttcattgtatacttataaatgaaataattggaaTAAATAATTGTAGGTTTGTAATAGGACATTATCATGGTTAACTTTGTTTCAGAAATGTTGAGCCATACTACCTAAGCATTAGAATAAAAATCGTGCAGAGCACGGTATCCGGGAAGTGACCCCAAGGATCCAACCATACCGATCGAATACAGTTCGAATATATTAAACTTTATTTTCCTCTTCGAGTTCGGGATTACGACGGTGGAAATTAGTGGGGGAAAAGTAACATTCCACGCACGTTGTCTTGTGAAACATCGATAGAAAAATGGACCGAATTTTCATCGATGAAGAAACCGGTGAGAGCATTAGCCTTCCAGTTTCTAATTACGAGATTCGGTGGCTTGATTATTCGGTAAATAATGCTGAAACCGGAGAACCAGAGATCAGCTTGGTGGGAAGTGATACATCCAGAAGCAGAAGGATGCGCTTCCAGGTAAGAACGTGTTATTTATAAGCGTAACAGAATGATCGCCGCAACATGCTATTTAACAGGTCACAAGTTCTAAGTTCTAAGTTCTTTTTATCGAATGCTAAGTGTCTCGTATACAGGACTACCATTATTTCACATTTCAAATTTCGAATCCAAAAAAAATGCATTTGTTAGCGCGTTTCATTTTGCTTTCATTTACTCGAAACTTTTCATAATACTAGATAACATTGGGAAACTGGTAGTCGTATATATGAGTAGAATCtggaaacaaaatttttaactAACATAGAGGCAATAATATGATTTATTGCGTGTAAAGAAGtactaaaaaacaaaatagtcataacTGTGTTTAGATTCCAAAAGAGGTTAAAGAGACTCTATCGACCAAGGAAAGTTTCTCGAAGAGACACAGGAATCTAATGGAATTGGAACCCGTCCCCATTGTGTCACCCTTCGACCAATTACGTCCAATTTGTATACTCCTGTTAGCTATCGTATGTTTTCGATGGTTGATTCCTGTGTTAATGTTGTTTGAAATATCGTTGCATGCTTGGGCCCATCATAAGAACAAAACATTGAAAAACGCTAGCGTATATTTTCGTTCACCGTTTCATCCGATATCGTCCGAATTCTGTGCATTGTGTCAAAATGAGACTTGCATGAATCGCGTTGGTAAAATGCAGCAAATTCGAATGCACAAATTTCTACGACAGTGTAATTACATGAAAAGGGTTGTTACGTAAAATATTTGTCAGTGTTATAGAAGCGGCGCAAaccttaattataattatttgtataaaataaaacCAATTTTTTGGCTGCTCAACATCAATTTAAGAATTTCATTGAATCTAATTAGTGTTCAGAAAGTGATACGGTCATTTGATGTTTTTAAAAGTTTCATACTATTCGTTACGCGATTATAGTAATTGGTGACGGAAAAATTTTGATATTGGGGTCTCGTATAATACTAGCAGGAACGATATAGCAATTTAGAATTCTTTTAACTATTGAATCAAATTAATTTGATACATTTTTATTACTGTTCATAACAATAATGCGAAGATGTAATTGTATcgttaaataaaaaagaaaaatatttacattaacgtttattttataaatataaaaaataaggtACTTTGTCAAGGCACATGTGAGTAAATACAATACATATTACAATTTTCCCAAGTTTGTCCttgttattaaaagaataaagtgTTATGTATAATCTTCAATTTTGccgtttttttttgttttttaaaataaattactcAATTGATACTCCTGCCGAGTTTTATAAAATAGAATCCATAACATATTTACTTTGTACTATCTTATAACATAACAGTATCATTGTCGATAATCATTGCTTTTAAAgtcaaataattataattagtgATACTCAAACTTAATTAAGAGATACTATTATAGAGTAATATAATGTTCACTAAAAATTCCGTTTATTAAAAACTTACTTTAAAAGCATTAGAAACATTTAATTATTCTAACGTAGCGCTAAAATTTCCCTAGTTGCAATTTGGCACAAGACATTAAAATCACATGAAAGATGAGCTCTCCAAAAACGACATTTTCCCCACACATAAGCAGGATAATTTGGACTTTGTATGCCATGAAGTATTCGAGCGACTGCACGACCGGTGAAGTTGTTATCACGATAACTAATAATTAAGTTTCGAATATCACTGACTATCTGTGCTTCATTTTCTATTTTCATCTGAAACAAAACACAAATGACATACAATACATACTCATGAAATTTGTTGCAAAGTATGCGATTTACGCTACAAATATCAATAAAAATTATAGCATTCCGTACCTTTTGTTTTATGTCGACATCCAGTAAAATTTCTCCGTCGAAGTAGTTTCgaataacattttttaattgaTCAGACTTgttagtcatttcttcgtttagtATTACACACTGCGCCACTGATGATACGCTGAACTTATGAAGTGTTGAACTGATCATTTCAAGTTGCTGTAAAGCTGTAGTCTCCTGGGACTGTACACGATTATATAAAGCATCCAATGCTTCATCCAGTTCAGTGTCCGTGAGATCACCTGGAGCTTTCACTCTTAATCCTAATCTGTCGTATCTTACTGAAATAGCTGAACGCTTTGGCTGTCCATTAACTAACAATAAGAATAAGAACAAAATTGAAATGCGTTAATACATTGAACTATTTTCATAGATTTTTTATttgattatttatgaaaatagacCTGTTTTCCATTCGAGATTTTTAAGATGACTTTTCACTACCCCGCTATCCCAACCAATAGCGGATGCTACGTCTACCACTGGAAATTCAATAATACTGCTACTTTCGTGAGAAATACCCTTCTGTAGgtccaatgctatagccattgcaAGTGGTGGTGACTGCATATTGGGATATTAAAGATATGGTTATACCTTGCTAgttgtattaaaaaataataataaaaaaaacaagACAAATACTTACCGATTGTGTTACGTGTTTCAGTGCCTGAGGTCCACTATAACTCGAGACTCTAGCCCTTACATATACAGATGAAAGAACCGTAATCAATCGCTTAGGATGAAGTTCGAGATAGCATAAAAGTGTTGAGATTATTTCTTCCGAAATATCTAACAATGCAACTGTTTCGTCAACTGGAATAGCAACTTCATGTCCTGGACATCTACGATCTGCATTTTTTTCTCGCAGCTTTGCACATGAACACGGAAGAAATACTTTCTGAAGCAGACGTCTAATCGTGTACCTATCTACTCCGTTCGCATAAATATGCCTACGAAGTTCCCATTTATCTTTATCCTcctaaaatagaaaaatacttTGTGCTAGATTCCAGTATGGCATTTGAATGCACTAAATAATTTTGACTTTACCGTAGGACTCAAAAACAAATGACAGTGAGCTATGAGCCCATCGCGACCTGCTCTTCCAACTTCTTGGACATAGCCTTCGAAAGTTCCAGGCATGTTATAGTGAATAACAGCGCGAATATCTGGCTTATTAAGACCCATACCGAAGGCAACGGTAGCAACAACAATTCTAACTTGCCCATTCATGAATGCCTTTTGTACAGTTTTTCGACGATATGCTGATAGACCAGCATGGTATGCTTCCGCGATTGAAGAAAGTTTACTGTTAGGCTTATCATGTCTACGTCCATCCTATTGAAGAACGAAAAAGTATAtcaaattatcataattatgcaATCAGGCTAAGAAAAACAAAATACCTGTAAAGAGACTCTTAGAAGACCAGCTATTCTCACGCATTCCTCTCGGCGAGTACAATAAACTATCACCGAATTACACTCCTGGAATCGTTCACTTTGTAATAATTTTATCAGAGCCTCATCTTTATTCTCATCCTTAGAAACTGTTAGCAACAGGTTGTTTGGCATTGGAATATCAGATATGACTCCTGCCAATCTATCGTGTATACCTAGATGATTTACTATACTTTCCGCTGTTGTTTTCGTTGCAGTAGCAGTAAGAGCTAATACTGTTCTGACACCTAATTTTTCCTTGAGAACTCGACAAACCATGAGATACGATGGACGGAAATTGTGAGACCACTGTGAAATACAATGAGCTTCATCTATACATGCAAAAGCAATTGGCGGAAGCTGTCTCAATAAAGCGCCAAAGCCTGTTGACTTTTCACCAGCGACTACGGCCTCTGGAGAGATCAACAATATATTTAATTTCCCTTGTTTCACCATTTGCATTACGGTATCCCTTACTTTTTGCGTTTGATTAGTATGCAAACATGCTGCAGACAAAAACGATGGTACGCCTGTTACTTGATCGTCCATCAAGGATACCAGTGGTGATATAACTAAAGTGATGCaattggaatatttcgaataaaGGTATGCAGGTAACTGGTAACACAAAGATTTTCCAGAGCCTGTGGATAAAGTGACCAATGTTGATTGACCCGATAATATTCTCATTACTGCTTTCTCCTGTCCAGGTCTAAATCTTTCATGACCAAATTTATGTAATGCTTCAAAAACTTCAGATGGCGTTTCAATACACGATAAATCTTCTTTAACTTTGTATAACGGTTGTATGGTGTCAATTTCCGGTGGTAATAACTTTGATACTAAATCCTCGGGTATTTTATGCCCGCATAAGATTTCTTCGTTTTCTATAGGTTCCCATAAATCATCGTTATCGTTGTTGTCTCCCACTTTATTATTTACCAATTCGTTTTCTGCTTGGAAGGAGTAGGATGGTTTTTCCGGTAAAGAATTTATTCTATTTGCATGCGCTGCAACTGCATTTTGACTAGCCATCTCCTGTGCTTCTTCTAGAGTTggaaattctgaaccttcatctACTTCTTCTAATGGTATTAAATTATCGCTCTTTGTAGATGGGCAATTTCTTGAAAAATGACCAACGTCTCCGCATTTAAAGCAAGTTGACACGCCAATTTTCTCTGCTAAGTCAGCTACTTCTAAACTACCTTCGCTGGATCCTAATTCCTTCTTTTTTTGTTTCCActgattttttttgtatttcgaAAAATTAAAATGTTTTTTTCCGCGCACAAATACCTTTCTTTTCAAATTTATTCGAACAAAATTATCATTTACTTTTCCATCTGCTACTTTCTTTTCTAATTTTTCTTTATCAGTTAATTTTCCTGTTGGTTTTTTTGATACAGTAGGAGTGACACTCGAAGTATCGGTAGTCGAAGTAACTGACTTAGTAAATTGTTCGATAAGATCTCCCTGGTCGTTTGTTCTGATTGCAAAGCGTGGAACAGCTTCTAAGGTTTCTATCCCATATATGGCAGGTTCTGTACCTTTTACATTTTCAGGATCAGGATCAGCTTCTGAGGAATTTTCATCCCTTTGCATAGTCTTTTTCTTTCTAGAAGATTTTCTTGTTTTTTCTGTAGTCTTTTTTTCAGCTTTTGAATTTGAATCTTTGCTAGATGATTTGTTTGATCTTTTAGAATTTGCTCGCGTTTTCTTTGGAGCTGTTTTTCTTGTAGGCTTTTCATTACTTTCATTAAAATCTGGGTCAGATTCATCAGATGAATTATGCTTGATTCTTCTATAAGTTTTGCGTGGTTGTTTTTCATTTGTTATATTTGTATGTTCTCTATTATCTATAGCTGTATTTGTTGCTTCTGACACATCTTTTAGATTATCATTTCTTGAATTTATCGCATTATTTAATTTATTGACACTTATGCTATTACTTTGAATCACAAGTGAGTCCTTCGACTGCGTATTTTGAATTGACAAATTAACAACAGGGATACATGTTTTACTATCAATACACTGTCTTTTAGCGGAATTCTCTTGGTCATTATATACTTTTTTGAAATTTCTAATACGTTTATGTTTACGTTCTTCTTCTGAATCACTATTACAAACAAAGTCTTCTTCATCAG from Calliopsis andreniformis isolate RMS-2024a chromosome 2, iyCalAndr_principal, whole genome shotgun sequence encodes:
- the LOC143188317 gene encoding uncharacterized protein LOC143188317 is translated as MINVNNLLELQHAIVINNMCTKNCCRDDYFTKNVNFSQSIVCWFNLEIGTTRRTSLIGSPSSPMEYKYPCRRTSVSLAAGPPPGADLLGDPRGTRWTPLDTLRHPWTPLDTLGHPWTPLDTLGHPWTPLDTLGHPWTPLDNP
- the LOC143188315 gene encoding uncharacterized protein LOC143188315: MDRIFIDEETGESISLPVSNYEIRWLDYSVNNAETGEPEISLVGSDTSRSRRMRFQIPKEVKETLSTKESFSKRHRNLMELEPVPIVSPFDQLRPICILLLAIVCFRWLIPVLMLFEISLHAWAHHKNKTLKNASVYFRSPFHPISSEFCALCQNETCMNRVGKMQQIRMHKFLRQCNYMKRVVT
- the Recq4 gene encoding recQ4 helicase; the protein is MEILQDPVFKTNYQKYKVRVKLWESRFTEKHGRKPNKNDIKEADMKIKESYKMYWKLKTRALEETLTDIAFFDETNDNDLDKTLTQTSVEETKNDKLVLNDNDQDINNTKEKDIENMNEKGTETIQTKNIEDMPKKSSENIPEQNEKNDSVINDVTKETESNNVNGVWGNHLSKKNEQVPKKKPTLTINRTSSFQLSQNKFTNSSFIKRNPRKSLSTSKIKNISEKINSNISTSKHEEPVTNIDANNTDSSDVSNETKSIFGESVKVTYVEAKSNGQSISTVQQLIEGHIVHRNLNQGWLDRCAKQNNLDYPAYGSQRLSGTSDSGIDSMESSIQSPKENTQMTEVSKVPQISDEEDFVCNSDSEEERKHKRIRNFKKVYNDQENSAKRQCIDSKTCIPVVNLSIQNTQSKDSLVIQSNSISVNKLNNAINSRNDNLKDVSEATNTAIDNREHTNITNEKQPRKTYRRIKHNSSDESDPDFNESNEKPTRKTAPKKTRANSKRSNKSSSKDSNSKAEKKTTEKTRKSSRKKKTMQRDENSSEADPDPENVKGTEPAIYGIETLEAVPRFAIRTNDQGDLIEQFTKSVTSTTDTSSVTPTVSKKPTGKLTDKEKLEKKVADGKVNDNFVRINLKRKVFVRGKKHFNFSKYKKNQWKQKKKELGSSEGSLEVADLAEKIGVSTCFKCGDVGHFSRNCPSTKSDNLIPLEEVDEGSEFPTLEEAQEMASQNAVAAHANRINSLPEKPSYSFQAENELVNNKVGDNNDNDDLWEPIENEEILCGHKIPEDLVSKLLPPEIDTIQPLYKVKEDLSCIETPSEVFEALHKFGHERFRPGQEKAVMRILSGQSTLVTLSTGSGKSLCYQLPAYLYSKYSNCITLVISPLVSLMDDQVTGVPSFLSAACLHTNQTQKVRDTVMQMVKQGKLNILLISPEAVVAGEKSTGFGALLRQLPPIAFACIDEAHCISQWSHNFRPSYLMVCRVLKEKLGVRTVLALTATATKTTAESIVNHLGIHDRLAGVISDIPMPNNLLLTVSKDENKDEALIKLLQSERFQECNSVIVYCTRREECVRIAGLLRVSLQDGRRHDKPNSKLSSIAEAYHAGLSAYRRKTVQKAFMNGQVRIVVATVAFGMGLNKPDIRAVIHYNMPGTFEGYVQEVGRAGRDGLIAHCHLFLSPTEDKDKWELRRHIYANGVDRYTIRRLLQKVFLPCSCAKLREKNADRRCPGHEVAIPVDETVALLDISEEIISTLLCYLELHPKRLITVLSSVYVRARVSSYSGPQALKHVTQSSPPLAMAIALDLQKGISHESSSIIEFPVVDVASAIGWDSGVVKSHLKNLEWKTVNGQPKRSAISVRYDRLGLRVKAPGDLTDTELDEALDALYNRVQSQETTALQQLEMISSTLHKFSVSSVAQCVILNEEMTNKSDQLKNVIRNYFDGEILLDVDIKQKMKIENEAQIVSDIRNLIISYRDNNFTGRAVARILHGIQSPNYPAYVWGKCRFWRAHLSCDFNVLCQIATREILALR